TGCATCAGGAGCCAGGCGTTTAAGCAATCCCAATAATAAGCACGAAACCATCAGGTGAAGTGTTCAAAGAAAAGCAATGATCTCAGGAGATAGAATAATGATTACTCTGCGCAAAGTCCCTCTGGCGGTCGCCATTGCGGCAGGCATCCTGTCTGCCCAGGCCGGCGCTGTAGACTTTAAAGGTTATGCTCGTTCTGGCATTGGCTGGACCGGGAGTGGTGGCGAACAGCAGTGTTTCCAGGCAACAGGTGCACAAAGTAAATACCGTCTTGGTAACGAATGTGAAACCTATGCCGAACTGAAACTGGGCCAGGAAGTGTGGAAAGAAGGCGACAAGAGCTTCTACTTCGACACCAACGTAGCCTACTCTGTTTCACAGCAGAACGACTGGGAATCAACCAGCCCGGCCTTCCGTGAAGCAAACGTGCAGGGTAAAAACCTGATTGAATGGCTGCCAGGCTCTACCATCTGGGCCGGTAAGCGCTTCTATCAGCGTCATGACGTCCACATGATCGACTTCTACTACTGGGATATTTCAGGTCCTGGTGCAGGTATCGAAAACATCGATCTGGGCTTCGGTAAACTCTCTCTGGCAGCCACCCGCTCTTCTGAGTCCGGCGGTTCTGCGACCTTCGCCGATCGTGATGCGAATGGCGACCGTATTTATGACAACGTCGTGCCAAACGATGTCTTCGATATCCGTTTAGCGGGCATGGAAATCAACCCAGGCGGTACCCTGGAGCTGGGCGTTGACTACGGTCATACCAACATTCCTGACGACTTCTACCTGCAGCCTGGCGCCTCTAAAGATGGCTGGTTGTTCACTGCTGAACACACCCAGAGCATGCTGAAAGGCTTCAACAAGTTCGTTCTGCAGTACGGCACGGACTCCATGACCTCTAACGGCAAAGGTATTCCACAGGGCGGTAACGTTGATAACGACGGCTCTCTGCTGCGCGTTCTCGACCACGGTGCCATCACCCTGGCTGACCAGTGGGATCTGATGTACGTCGGTATGTACCAGAACATCGACCGTGACAACAACAACGGTACCGAGTGGTGGACCGTCGGTGTTCGTCCAATGTTCAAATGGACACCAATCATGTCCACCCTGCTGGAAGTGGGCTACGACAACGTCAAATCTCAGAAAACTGACGACACCAACAGCCAGTACAAAATCACCCTGGCACAGCAGTGGCAGGCAGGCGACAGCATCTGGTCTCGTCCGGCTATCCGTGTATTCGCAACCTACGCCAAGTGGGATGAGAAATGGGGTTACGCAAACAACGGCGATACTGGCTACACCTCTGGCATCGCGTATAACGACACCTCTACCAAAACCTTCAGCCGCGGCGACAACGATGAGTGGACCTTCGGCGCCCAGATGGAAATCTGGTGGTAATACGTAACACCTGATGTACTGACCTAAAAGAGGGGCGTAAGCCCCTCTCTTCGTAGAGTCCTGCGCGCTATTGCCTGGCCACCGCAGTGCTTATGCTATCTGAGGTAAAAACAATGAAAATGAAGAAAAGTCTCGTCGCGCTGTGCCTCTC
This Leclercia sp. S52 DNA region includes the following protein-coding sequences:
- a CDS encoding maltoporin, which gives rise to MMITLRKVPLAVAIAAGILSAQAGAVDFKGYARSGIGWTGSGGEQQCFQATGAQSKYRLGNECETYAELKLGQEVWKEGDKSFYFDTNVAYSVSQQNDWESTSPAFREANVQGKNLIEWLPGSTIWAGKRFYQRHDVHMIDFYYWDISGPGAGIENIDLGFGKLSLAATRSSESGGSATFADRDANGDRIYDNVVPNDVFDIRLAGMEINPGGTLELGVDYGHTNIPDDFYLQPGASKDGWLFTAEHTQSMLKGFNKFVLQYGTDSMTSNGKGIPQGGNVDNDGSLLRVLDHGAITLADQWDLMYVGMYQNIDRDNNNGTEWWTVGVRPMFKWTPIMSTLLEVGYDNVKSQKTDDTNSQYKITLAQQWQAGDSIWSRPAIRVFATYAKWDEKWGYANNGDTGYTSGIAYNDTSTKTFSRGDNDEWTFGAQMEIWW